The genomic window TGACCCTGGTGGAGGGTGACTTTGCGGCCCAGGCCCATCAGGCGTTCAAAAACCTCACCGCCGTCTGTGAGGCGGCTGGCGGCAGCCTCGCCCATATTGCCAAGCTCAACGTGTTTCTGACCGATCTCAGCCATTTTGCTGAGCTTAACGACGTTATGGGTCAGTACTTTTCCGAGCCCTTTCCAGCCCGCGCGGCGCTCGGCGTCTCGGAGCTGCCAAAAGGCGCAGCGGTGGAAGTGGACGCGGTGCTCGTTCTGGACTAGAAAGATCCACGGCATGAGCCAAGGCAAATCCCCTGGCGAGCTGGACGATCCGCTCACCGCGCTGAAGGGCGTTGGGCCCAAGGTCGCTGAAAAGCTGGCCCGACTCGGGCTCGAGCAGGTCTCAGACCTCCTGTTTCATCTCCCGCTGCGCTACGAGGACCGGACGCGGATCTGGCCGCTTGGCGAGCTGCGACCTGGGCAGCTGGCCCAGGTTGAGGGTGAGGTCATCAACAGCCGCATCGTGTGGGGCCGCAAGCCGATGCTGCTGTGGACGCTCGGCGACGGTTCGGGGCGGCTCACCATGCGATTGTTTAACTTCTTCCGCTCGCAGCTCAATCAGCTAAAAACCGGCACCGCCTTTCGCTGCTACGGTGAGGTGCGTGCGGGCCAGCGTGGCCTGGAAATGATCCACCCCGAATACCGCCGGGTCGACGAATGTGGCCCGCTGGCAACGGCGCTCACACCCCATTATCCCTCGGGAGACGGCGTGTCGCAGAAGCTCCTGCGCAAGCTGGTGCCCGAGGCGCTGAAGCGGCTGGACGAGGTTTCTCTGGCGCCGCTGCCGGCTGAGGTGGTCGGTGGCGCACCGGTCGACGCCGGCGCGTCACTCAACGAGGCGCTGCGGTATGTGCATCAGCCGCCGCCGGAGGCGGACGTGGAGGCCCTGGCCGAGGGAGCACACCCTCTGCAGCAGGCGCTGGCGTTTCAGGAGCTGCTCGCCCACCGGCTCAGCCTGCGGCTGCGGCGAGAAAGTGAACGCAGCCGCAGCGCGCCCGTTATGGCCGCCGACAGCGGGCTGCGAGACCAGCTCGTCCAGTCGCTCCCGTTTACGCTCACCGGCGCCCAGCAGCGGGTGATCCGCGAGATTGGCGCCGATCTGGCGCAGCCCCGGCCAACCCTTCGGCTGCTGCAGGGCGACGTAGGCTCTGGCAAAACCGTGGTCGCCGCCGCGGCGGCTGCGCAGGCCATCGA from Pseudomonadota bacterium includes these protein-coding regions:
- a CDS encoding RidA family protein — its product is MSREIIQTPAAPAAIGTYSQAVKCGQTVYLSGQIPLDPASMTLVEGDFAAQAHQAFKNLTAVCEAAGGSLAHIAKLNVFLTDLSHFAELNDVMGQYFSEPFPARAALGVSELPKGAAVEVDAVLVLD